The genomic segment CCAGATGTAGCGGTCGAAGCTGCCGTACTCCTGTCTTACCGCCAGGAAGGCACGCGCGTTGGCGATCGTGGCTTCTATCTTCATGCGGTTGCGGATGATGTCGCAGTCGGCGAGCAGTTGTTGTACCTTGCGGCTGTCGAACCTCGCCACCTTGCGCGGGTCGAAGTTCGCAAATGCCCTTCGGAATCCCTCGCGTTTCTTCAGGACGATTGCCCAGCTCAGTCCGGCTTGAAAGGCATCGAGCACGAGGAACTCAAACAGCTTCCGGTCGTCGTGCAGCGGCACGCCCCATTCGCTGTCGTGGTAGCGAATCATCAGCTCGTTGTCCGCCGGCCACGGGCAGCGTCGTACGGGCTTTGCAGTTATGGTGTCAGCGGACATGGTGCAGGCACGTTACCTCAAACTCCGCTCGTGGTCAAGCCACACCGCTTGACCCCGTTGATGTCGTCCCATATGCTACTCGCCTTGCTGGGCCGCCCTGATTCGGTCCAGCCTGACACTGTCGAGAGGAAACTGCTGCTCCGATTCAGCCCCCGCGAGTTTGGCGTCGGCCTGTCGTCGGGCCGACGGCTGCGCTGCTTCCGCTTCCCCGGACGCTGGATGGCTGGGTCCGAACTGGACCGGCTCCGCGAGGACGTCAGGGCCGTGGCACTCGCCCGGCTCGGTACCGTACCCGAATACGGCGTATTCCTGCCGGGTCGCGCCCCCTGGTGCAACCGCGTGGTGACATGCCTGTACGACCGAGATGGTAGGGCGATCGCGTTCAGCACCGTGATGGCGTACGCACTCCCGGTAGACGGTCGGGTCCACCAAGTGTTTCAGCTCGGCTTAGTGGTATCCGACGGCAGGTCGCGGCAGAGCACCATCGGTTCGGTTTACTTCTGGCCGCTTGCCTACATCCTGGCGCTGCGCGGATTCCGACAGTACTGGGTTGCCTCCGCGACAATGATACCCAACATCGTGGGCATCTTCGCCGATGCCTTCGTCGACGTGTTCCCTCACTATCGGCGTCGCCGCCGTCCTTCACCGGCGGTTCTGGCCATTGCCCGCCTCCTGGTGTCAAGGCACGGCGCCGAGTTCGCAGCCGGGCCGGAGAGTCGATTCGACGAGGAGACCTTCGCGGTCAGCGACGGGTACATTGCCGCAGCCGCGCCTCTCCACAAGACATGGGACCAGGTCGCGAAGCACGCCGACCCACGCTGCAACGAGCTCTGCCGCCGTGTGCTGGACTACCAACGCGGCGACGACCTGTTGCAGATTGGTCGCGTCAACCTCGGTCTGCTGCTGCGCCGAACCATAGGCGGGGTCGAGAAGCGACGATGAACGGACCCAAATCGGTCATCGTCCGCGCCTGGCAGCCATCGGACAACGACGCCCTGATTCGAATCGCCCGCACAGCCTCATTCCCGGCCAGGGTCCGACTCGGCATCGACCGCGCGCCCGACTTCGCAGCGTTCAGCCAGTCGGCAGGTGACGGGTTCGACATCCTGGTCGCCGAGGTGCGCGGGCAAGTGGCCGGCTTCCTTGAGACGCGCCGGCTCACATTCCTGCTGCGCGGCAGACCAGTGCCGACCAGCTACTTCGCGCTGGCCGGAGTCGAGCGAGGCGGCCGCGGCCTGGGCATATATCCTCGCCTCATCGCCGAGGCTGAGCTACGCAGCCGGGCCGCTGGCGTGCGCCTCGGCCTGGGCCTCGCGAACGTCCGCAACCCGCGGGTGACCCGTTTCTTTGCGGCAAATCGTGACGACATTATCCTGGGTCGCAGAATTGTTGTCTCTTCGATACTGCTCGGTCCACGCCATCTGGTCCGGCGCGGTATCGCCTGCGACCGTGCGACCCCGATGGACCTGCCGGCGATCCTGGAACTAGTCAAACGCAGCTATTCGCGGCACGTCCTGGCACCGGTTGTCGATGAAGCCGGCCTGATGGCGGCGGGGACGGAGAACCTGGCCGTGGCCCGTGACGGAGGCAGCATCGTGGCAACCCTCGGTATCTGGGACCAGCGCGCGCTGCGCCGCGTCATGGTTGCAGGGTACGGCCACATCGAAGTCTGGCTCCGCCGTCTGCTCAACTCGGCCACCGCCCTGACCAGCCTCGCTCGCCTGCCGGCACCAGGCGAGGAACTGCGCGTGCTGCACGCGACGTACGCGGCGGCTGAACCGGAACGCGGGGACGCACTCGCAGGACTGCTGCGGTGGGTCTGCAACCGCTGTGCGGGACAGGGCTATCACGCATTGCTGCTGGGGCTGCCGGAGGATGACCCGCTGGCCGCGGCGACTCGCGGCCTCTGGCAGTTCCGCAACGTGGACTTGCCGGTTCTTGTTCCGCATCCGGATATCCGGCACGCGCTGCTGGAGGCCGGAACGCCGTCGGTCCGCTTCGAATACGCGCTTGCCTGAGCGGACGCCCATATCCTTGACTCGACCGATTCTCCTGCCTACAATAGCGTGCCAGTTGGACAATACCATCAAGACCCCGACCAGAGAATAGTGAAACCGGACAACAGTTGCAGCCATTCCATCTCGGTCGAGGACATCGACCCCCTCGCCCTGCTCGGCCCGGCCGACGTCAATCTGACTACCCTCGGCAAGCACTACAAGACAGCGATTGTCGTGCGCGACGGCCGGATCATGCTGCACGGCCCCAAGACCGAAGAAACCGAGCTGATGAGGCTGCTCGACCGGCTGCTCGCGCGCGTCCGGCAGGGCGAACCCCTGAGCCCGGAGCTCATCAACGCTGAGGTGGACCGGATCCGCCGCTGCCGCGAACCCGGCGCGGGCGATTCCGAGCCGGAAGTGCTCGCGATCAAGACTCCCCGGAAGGCGATATTCGCGAAGACGCGCAACCAGCGGAGCTACCTGCAGGCGATGCAGCGCCATGACATCATCCTCGCGGTCGGGCCGGCCGGAACGGGCAAGACCTATCTCGCGGTCGCCGCGGCGCTTGAATCCCTCGTTTCGGGCCACTCGAGTCGCATTGTCCTCACCCGGCCCGCGGTGGAGGCCGGAGAGTCGCTCGGCTACCTGCCCGGCACTTTCAAGGAGAAAGTAGACCCCTACCTGCGTCCGCTCTACGATGCCCTGTTCGACATGATGCCGATGGAGCGGGTCCAGCGCCTGATTGAGCAGGAAGTTATCGAGGTCGCACCGCTCGCGTTCATGCGGGGCCGGACTCTATCCGACGCCTACATTATTCTCGACGAGGCGCAGAACACCACCTCGACTCAGATGCGCATGTTCCTGACCCGGCTCGGCTGGAACTCGAAGGCCATCGTCACCGGTGACATCACCCAGATCGACCTTGCCGCTGAGCACAGGTCCGGCCTGATTGAGGCGGTCGAGCGGCTCGAAGGCGTCACCGGCATCAGCATCGTCCACCTGACCGACGCCGACGTGGTCCGGCCGCCGCTGGTCTCGCGCATCATCCGCGCGTACGAGAACCGGAAGGCTACCGGCGCTGATGCGTCCTGAAATCTACGGGACGCAGGACAGCCGCCTGCGTGCCGATATCCGGCGTCTCTGCCGCCGGATTGACCGTGACCTCAAGCCGGAGCCCTCGGTCGTGAACGTTGTCTTCGTGACCGATCCACAAATACACGCGCTTAATCGCCGGTTCCTGAGACGCGACCGGCCGACGAACGTCATCTCATTCAACTCGCCTGAGTCGCATTTGCCGGGCGAACCCAGGCTTCTCGGCGAGGTCTACGTCTCGCGCGACCGGGCGCGGGCCCAGGCGCGCGAATACGGTGTCACCTACGCGTCGGAACTCCGCCGACTCGTGCTCCACGGGTTGCTGCATCTGCTCGGCCTGACCCACCGCGAGATGGAACCGTACTATAACAAATACCTTTGAGGACAATGACCAGTTTGCAGTTTGCAGGTCGCAGTGGGGTCAGGACATGACTGCCAACTGCCAACTGCAGACTGCAGACTCAATTGCCTAGTCCATGCTCTGGCACCTGCTCGTCATTCTGGTCCTGCTCGTCCTGTCTGCCTTCTTCGCCGTCTCGGAGACCGCACTCTTCTCCCTGACCCCGGGCAGGCGCGAGGAGCTGAGGAATAGCCGCCCCAAGGCGGCACGACGGATTGACGCGCTGCTATCCGACACGGGCCGCCTGCTTGGCACTCTGCTGCTTGGGAACCTCGTCGTCAACACCGCCGCCTCCAGCATCTTCACCCTGATGCTGCTGGGGCTGTCCCGCCGCCACGGCATGAATGAGGCGCTGCTGCTCGGCGTCGGCGGAATCGTCCTGACTTTGGTGCTGCTCATGTTCTGCGAAGTTACACCCAAGGTGGTGACCAGCAGAAGCCCGGAGCGGTTTGCGCCACTTGTCACCGGTCCGATCGAAGTAGCCAGATTGCTCTTGTGGCCCTTTACGGCGTTGTTGATGATGGTGAGCCGGCGACTGACTCCGCGTCGGCGCGAACCGGAGACGCTCACCGACGATGAACTCCATACGATGATCGACATCGGCAGGCAGCGCGGCGTCCTGCTCGGTTCCGAGGAGGACATCCTCGCCAACCTCGTCGGTCTCGAGAGGCGCACTGTCTCCGAAGTGATGACCCCGCGGATTGACATCGTCGCCATTCCCGAGGGTATGACCATCCGTGAGGCAATCGTCGTCTGCCGCAACGCAGGCTTCTCCCGGGTTCCGGTCTACAGCGACACCATCGACCACATCAGCGGCACGGCGTACGCCAAGGATCTGCTGAGCGCCGCCGACCCCGGCGCACCGGTCTGTTCCCGGTGCCGCCCGGCCTACTTTGTGCCTGAGGTCAAGCGGCTGCCCTCGCTGCTCGACGAACTGAGGCGCCGAGGTTCGCACATCGCGGTCGTGGTCGACGAGTTCGGCCAGACGTCGGGGCTGGTTACGCTCGAAGACCTGCTCGAAGCCGTTTTCGGAGAGATCGTCGACGAGCACGACGTGGCCGAGGAGTTGCCTTACTCCAAGCTGGACGAGCACAGCTACCTGGTGGATGGTGAGATCGACCTTGCGACCCTCAACCGGCTCTTCCGACGTGCGTTCACCGGGCTCGGGCACGAGAGGTTGTCGGGTTTCATACAGGACAGGCTCGGCCGGCTCCCTCGCGAGGGCGACGTCATCGCCCATCGTTCCCTCGAGATAATCGTGAAGGAGACCGACGGCCCGAAGCTGGAGAAAGTTCTGATAAAGAGGAAATGACCAATCCCCAATTTCTAATGCCGGACGAATGTCCAACTCAGGAGAATAGCTCTGCATTCGTTAGGAATTGGCAATTGGGAATTGGGAATTGCGCCTGACATGGAACTTCTTTTCGGGTTCGTCCTGATTCTCGCCACCGGCTTCTTCGCCGGGTCGGAAACTGCCGTCTACCGCGCCAACTGGATTCGGCTGACCAACTGGGCAAGCCACAACCTTCCGGGCGCGAAGTCCGCACTTCAGTTCCTGGACCGGCGCGAGTCGACCGTGGTCGTGACTTTGGTCGGCACCAGTTTCTGCGTCGTCTTCGCTACCGAGCTCTTCTCGCACTTCTTCGAGAGACAGTTCGGTCCGGCATCGGCCACCGCGGCTGTTGTCATTGTCGTCGTCCTCACCATCATCATCGGCGATTACGTACCCAAGGCAGTGGCCCAGGCGTTCCCCGACCGTTGGCTGCAGCGGGCCGTACTGCCTCTGTCGGTCAGCCGTCTGGTATTCGCGCCCGCCGTCCTGGTCCTCTCCGGGATCGCCCGCCTGCTCGCCGCACCCGTCGCCGGTACCGGCCAGCGATTTCCGCTCACGCGTCAGGACTTCCTGGCAGCCATGCAGAGGCGAGACACCGAGTCCGGTTCGCCCCGAACGGTGACGAACATCGTGTCACGGCTCTTTCGGTTCTCGGCCATGAAGGTCGCCGAGGTCCGCATCCCGCTCGGGCAAGTGAAAGCCGTGCCCCACACCGCCGGTCTGAACGAGGTGCTGGCGGTCATCAGTCAGTTCGGCTACTCGCGCATCCCGGTCTACCAGGGCGACCTTGCCAACATCACCGGCGTCATCGTCGCCAAGGACCTGCTCTCGGCTCCGGCCTGGCGCGTCCGGAAGATACCGCGGGTCAACGAGACCGACCGCGCCATGGAGGTCCTGCGCATGATGCAGCGCCGCGGCGAGCACCTCGCGGCCGTCGAGAGCGTAGACCATCAGGTCACCGGCATCGTGTCGCTCGAGGACTTGATCGAAGAGCTCGTGGGCGAAATCCGCTCCGAATGATGACGGCGGAGAGAATGACCAATCCCCAGTTTCCAATGCCCAACGAGTTTTCAATTCACAAGAACAGCTCCGCCTTCGCTGGGAATTGGCAATTGGGACTTGGTAATTACGATTCTGAGCGCCGTGCGTAGAATCGTCAGGTCCGAGGCCGTCTGTCTCAGCGTCAAGGACTACCACGAGTCGTCCAAGCTCTTGATGTTCTTCACGCTTGAATACGGGAAGGTAAGCTGCCTGGCCAAAGGCGCGCGCCGGCTCAGGAGCAAGTTCGGCGCTGCGCTCGATCTCTTCGCTCAGTCCCGCATCATATACTACATGCGCGAGAACCGCACGCTCTTCACGCTCTCCGACGCCGAGCTTGTCCATTCCTTCAGCTGCTCTCAACTCCCCACTCCCGACTCCCTGTCCCGCTTCCTCGCCGCCGAACAGATGACCGAATTCGTTCTCCGGGTCACGCAGCCCAACGACCCGAGCCCACATCTCTACCGGCTTCTTCTCAGCTACCTCTCAACCCTTGAGTCGCTCCCGCCGTATTCCTCAACTCCCGACTCTCGACTCTCGACTCCCTGTTCTGCTCTTGTCTGCTCCTTCCTGCTCAAGGCCGCGAGCTTTCTTGGGTTTCGGCCCGAACTCCGTCGCTGCCTCATCTGCCAGCGTCCCATCGAGAGCCAGCGCCCGGCCTACTTCGACCCCGGACGCGGCGGCATCGTCTGCCCGCGCTGCGCCGGTGAGAACCCGCGGGGGACAAGGCTCGATCCTGCCGGCCTCGACGCCATCGCCTTCCTGCTCTACACCCCTGCCGCCGAGATCGCGCACGTCTTCTCGTCTGGTCCGGAGCCGACAACCGGAGACAACCGCCAAGAACGCCAAGGCCGCCAGGATTCCGATCCGGAGAATCTCCAATCTCCGCCTCCCGTCTCCTCATCCGCTAATCCACAATCTACAATCTACAATCTGCAATCTCCTCTCGACCTCGTCCTCGGTTTCCTTGGCCACCACTTCGACCCGCTCGTGCTCAACTCCTTCCGCTGGCACGCGGGCCTCGAGCGCAAAGTTTAGCCGGCCAGCAACCCGTTATCCGCTACGCAACCTGTCGATTTCTTGGTCCTTCTGTCCGGGCGCAACGTTCGGACTGACTCGGCGAGCAACTCGGGAAGCAATTCTCCGGGCAGTCCGGAGAACAACGGCCGGAGCTACCTCGGGACCAACCCGGACAGGAACCCGCGGAGTTAGTCGGGCCGCAACGCTCCGACCAACCCGGAGAGGAACGGGTGGAGCAACGGGTAGACTAACCGGGAAAGCTAACCGGAGAGCAACCGGTGCGGCAACCGGGCAAGTTGCGGAGGGAGTTCCTCGGGGAATTGCGTGGGATGCAACCCCCGGGACAAGGGAGAGGGCAACGGATCGGACAACCTCGCAGATGACTCGGTAGGCAATCCCCCGGACGAGGGAGGGGACTTTCGGGAAGGCGGCCTAGCGCTCGATTATTCAAGTGGTTAGACTGGTTTCTGGTCCCGCGGGCATGTATCCAAAGACTAAACTCTCATCCCCCGCCCACATGCACTTTGGGGGATTTCGGGGACACAATACTTAATTACACTTGACTTTGGAGAGGGTGACGTGTAAGCTCGGGCATGGCGAGAATAGCGCGAGTGGTTGCGGCGCAGGTGCCGCATCATGTTGTCCAGCGTGGGAACCGGCGCCAGCCGGTCTTCTTCAGCACAGCCGACTACAAGGCGTATGTACGAATGATGGCCGCATGGTGCGGGCAGGAGAAAGTCGAGATCTGGGCGTACTGCCTGATGCCCAACCATGTGCACCTCGTAGCAGTACCCGATACCGAACAGGGTCTTGCCCGGGCGATCGGCGAGGCCCACCGTCGGTACACAGTCCGAGTAAATCAGCGTGAGAACTGGCGCGGTTACCTCTGGCAGGGACGCTTCTCATCATACCCGCTCGATGAGCAGTACCTGCTGGCAGCGGTCCGCTACGTAGAACTGAATCCGGTGCGGGCCGGTCTGGTCGAGCGGCCATGGCAGTATCCCTGGTCCAGCGCGGCGGCTCATGCACGCGGTCGTGACGATACACTAGTGAAGGTGAAGCCGATGCTGAACCGGGTAGAGGACTGGCGCGAGTATCTCACGGGCGAGCAGGACAGCACCGACCTGGAACTCATTCGCCGTCACACGCGCAACGGTCGTCCCCTGGGGAACAGCGACTTCGTCGAATCGCTCGAAGCCAGGACTGGCCGAACGCTGGCTCCACTCAGGCGCGGACCCAAGCCGCGGCAACGGACTTGAGATAAGTATTGTGTCCCCGAAATAGGAGGTGTGGTCTCGGATGCCGCGGCTACGGCTTTAGCACATACCCGGCGTTGTCGTCGGTCCCGAGTTCGACGTAGATCTGGGCCGGATTCACCTTGACCGTAAGGAGGACTGACGACGGTTGAGCGATGCCGAGATTGAACTTGAATGTGACCTGCTGGTTCACCCCAATCGAGTCGGTGCAGACCTGCTGGGTCAGGGAATCTCCGTTTGCACACAACACAGCCCACGTCGGGTACGGCTGATTTCCCGGTGACTGGCGAGGCGTTGCCCGGTTGCCACGATTCGTGACCCACGCCAACACGGTGTTCGGTGCCTGCAGAATGTACTTGACGCTATCCACCACCAAGTCGGGCCGCGACGGATTGCTCTTCTCGGCGATGAAAATCGGCCGAGTCCCAAGGTTCTCCCGCAGCCAGCCGTCAGCATCTGCGTAGCTCGAATTCGGCGAAGAGTGATCGCCATAGTCCAGAGCGACCGCAAACGTCGTGTCCGACCGTGCCGGGAGCGTGACAGAGATCGGCGGGGCCGTGACCTTGTTGCTCCAGCACACCCACGTCTTCTTGGAGGTGGCCGGGTCCTCGAACTCATACATCCGCGAGCGCGCGTCGATTGCCGTGTCGCCAGTCAACACCCGTCCGTTGAGCCGCTTGCCGGTGAGTCTCTCCGCGGTCTGCTTGAAGGCCCAAAGCGGCACATTCGGGCAGTTCCCGTGGGCCCACACAAGCCCCTCGTGTTCAAGCATGTCCGCCGCCCGGAGCTTCCACCAGTAGTTCCGGTCGAAGCAACCTCCGGGCAGTCCCTTCATGCCCTCCGCCGTCGTGAATGTCTCGCAGCAGTAGTCTGCCTCCTGTTCCGGCGTCGAGACGGTAGAGTCGATCCACGATGAATCCCACCAGCAGCTCCCCGGCATACTGTGCTCGGTGTTCCATAACTCGCCATAGTCCCCATACTGGCGCATGATGCTGCGTAACGTCTCAGCGTGTGCCTCCAGCGACCGAGGCTCAAACGGCCAGCACTTCGGAGGACTCGGTGGTAAGGTCTCCTGGTAGGGATGCGCCGAGATTGCATCCCAGAAAGGTGGCTTCCCATTGACCAGACCATAGAACTCTCGCAGCCAATCCCTCCCGGCGTAGATCGGCCCGCGGGAGTCAAATCGGCCCGAGGTATCATTCACCCAGTTTACCGAGTTCACGGCAATCCGGTCGGCCTCATGCCCTTGGATGGCATGAACCGCGGAGTCCACCACCATGGCGTAGCGGACGTAGAGTGCACACATGTCGTGAAGTCCCGGCCCCACGTGCGGGGCGGAATCGCCGGTGTAGTAGAAATTCGGGTGTACCCACCAGCTTGCGCCGGGGTCGACCGAGTCCTCGCTATTGACTTCGTTTCCTACCTCCCAGTCGTGAATCGCGTAGCGACAGCTATCACAATGAGCGATGAGATGTCTCAGGTAGCGCACCAGATAGTTGTTGGTGTCGGCGGCCGAGTATTCCAACCTACGGGGTGGGGACCGATAGCACCACGTCGTCCCGTGTGTAGTATCATTGACTTGGAACCGCGAACTCGCCCAGTCGGGCACCTGCGTTAGCAGCCCCAGGATTCGGCACCCTGCGGCACTGTCCAAGAAACGCAGCGATGAGTCGAGATTCGTGTAACTCCAGCTATCGAGTCCACCGAACTGGATCTCGTGCCAGTCGACGTCGAGCCGCACCGTCCGTACATGAGCACTACTCGTCAACTCAGCAAACTCCGCTGGGTCAAAGCCATCTTTTGGCAACCCCCACCACGAAACCTCACACGCCCCGAAGTCCAACGAGTCAATCGTATCATGCAGACCCTCCACGCGCAGCGCGATGTCGGCAGTATCGGGTAGCGACGGACTGCTGCCCGTCACAACAGCGTTGCCGAAGTGGTACGGGTTCCTCGGGTCGTATCCGAACGAGATCGCCGCGCCTGTCGTCGGCCGCGTGACTTTGATGAGATAGGTTCGTCCGCGAACCGGCTTGTATTATGGGTCAGGAACGAGTGGTACGTTCATCCAGTACCAGCATTGCGTTGCGTGCGCGCCCTCGAAGTGTGCGATCCGGTGACTCGTTACCGAATCCTCTATCCTTATGTTGAACCTCGAAGTATCAATCGTGTCCCCGACCCAGAAGCTGACTTGAGTAATGCTGTCCAGCGTGTTGCGTACATATTGGGAGACGCCATGCGAGAGGTCGCCCGATACCGTCCCGATGTTGTCCGAGTACGGAACTACGTCATAACTCTTGGCCAGCGGCCACATCACCCCGGCCAGAACTAGCAGCAAGAACGCTGCTCTCCTCATACGTTACCTCCTGGTCTTTATGATTTTCGTTGTGCTTCTGCCTTCCTCCGTTTTGACCATGACCAGATACGCGCCGTCAGGCGCACTCGTCAGGTCCACAGACACGGTCCCTTTCGCGGAGCCGGTCTTCCTCCGCACTAGATTCCCTGCTACATCATACACCTCCAGCTCCATGGTCCTCACCGGCATGCTCGCGGTTACGAGAACCGGACCCCGAGTAACGCTGGGCGCGACTTGGACGCGATTCAGCGTGGACTGTCTCGCCGGCTCACTGATGCCGCTCAGTAACGTCTCCACGATGCACACCCCGCCGTCATCGCAAGCCAAGTAGAGATATGGGGCCACCCAGGTCAGCCGTTTGACGGCCAGGGACGGCGGCTTCCAGCGCGTCCCGACTTCGCGCGGATTCCTGGGGTCGGCTACGCTCACGAACTTGATAGACGTACCGCCTATGTAGGCGATTGTATCTATGACCTCAATGTCTTCATTGAACACTGCATAATGTTGCCCGCCTGAGAAATCAAGGCCGCCTAGTCGTACGGGTGCGGCCGGGTTAGCGACGCTGAAAACAAACATGGAGTCGTAATCCATCGCGAGATAGGCGAGTGTATCTCTGACGTACACGCCGGTAAGCGGCATCGGGAAGCACCCGACCGATTCCGGATGAGTGGGGTCGCTCACATCGATGATCGGCGACGGCCAGCTTCCCACGTAGGCCAGTGTATCCTGCAGGAACAGATCCACCGAGGCATCTGGAAGTCTACATGTCCCCACTTCGACGGGCACGGGCGGGCGGGCGACGTTGATTACGTCGAACCGGCTATATTGGACCGCGTAGACAAAACTGTCCCGTAGCACCATGGCCAGAGGTTCTTCGTCAGGAGGAATGCAGGCTCCGAGAGGCTGTGGCTGGGCAGGGTTCGATAGGCCGTAGGTGCGGAAGTACGGGAAGTAAAAGCAAGCGTACATGATGCTGTCGCGAGCCGTGACCGAGTAGCTCATAAGTCCTTCGTAGAACGTATCGACCGCTCCCACTTCGGCGAGTTTTGACAGGTCAGACATGTCGAGTATCCGTATTCCGGCCATGAAGTCGGCCACGTAGCAGTAGTGCCCGTCAACCGCCACGTCCTCCGCTGAAGCAGCGTGCATGACAATGGTATCCAGCACGGGGTTGTTCAAGTTGGCAACATTGACAATGGCAAGGCCACCGTACTCGCCGGCCACCAGCGCGCGGTCCAGCCCGGCGTTCTCCCATACACCATACGGATACCTGGTCGTGGTCCGGCACGAATCAATGAACGCCGGGTGCGAGCTGTCGGCAATGCTCAGTATCTGGAACGGCAGCGGTTCCTCCGTGCCCTTGTCACCGCCCGAAACGAAGGCCAGCGGACCGTCAAGGAAAATATCGTAGCCGCCGAGGTCGTTTAGCCTGGCCAGAAGGCGCGGCGAGCTCGGTATCGAGATGTCCAGCGTGATGAAGCGGGTTGGGTACGGGTAACCGGCTTCCTCGTAGCTTGCACAAACGAGGCTACCACGGGCCGTGGCGGTAAGCGTGTAGCCGCAGGGATAGGTGCTGACCTCGTGCGGGCCGGCCGGGTTTGATACGTCAACGAATGCGAAACCTCCGCTCTGGCACACGACCACCATGTTGCCCGAGCCGGTCGTGACTGAGCCCGATTCAATGCATGAACCCAGCTCGCGCAAGTTGGCTGAGTTGGCAATGCTGAGACAATGGAACGTGTCGCTGCGGATGTAGAAGAGGAACGTGTCCCGTATCCAGAAGTCACCGACCGGAGCCTGCAACACTCCCCGCTTGGCCGGCTGCGTCGGGTCGGATACGTTCCAGACCTCAAGGTCGGCGTTGCTGCTGGTATAGAGCAGAGAATCTTCAAGATAAGACTGCGCCGTGAGCGACGGGAACTGAATCTCAGATAGCACCTGCGGGCTGTCCGGCTTGG from the bacterium genome contains:
- a CDS encoding DNA-3-methyladenine glycosylase I, giving the protein MSADTITAKPVRRCPWPADNELMIRYHDSEWGVPLHDDRKLFEFLVLDAFQAGLSWAIVLKKREGFRRAFANFDPRKVARFDSRKVQQLLADCDIIRNRMKIEATIANARAFLAVRQEYGSFDRYIWQFTGSKTKKNRWRAIGRIPCRSRESDAMSKDLKARGFRFVGSTICYAFMQAAGMVNDHLVGCFRHSEVQGAGSEGGGRR
- a CDS encoding PhoH family protein, translated to MKPDNSCSHSISVEDIDPLALLGPADVNLTTLGKHYKTAIVVRDGRIMLHGPKTEETELMRLLDRLLARVRQGEPLSPELINAEVDRIRRCREPGAGDSEPEVLAIKTPRKAIFAKTRNQRSYLQAMQRHDIILAVGPAGTGKTYLAVAAALESLVSGHSSRIVLTRPAVEAGESLGYLPGTFKEKVDPYLRPLYDALFDMMPMERVQRLIEQEVIEVAPLAFMRGRTLSDAYIILDEAQNTTSTQMRMFLTRLGWNSKAIVTGDITQIDLAAEHRSGLIEAVERLEGVTGISIVHLTDADVVRPPLVSRIIRAYENRKATGADAS
- the ybeY gene encoding rRNA maturation RNase YbeY, encoding MRPEIYGTQDSRLRADIRRLCRRIDRDLKPEPSVVNVVFVTDPQIHALNRRFLRRDRPTNVISFNSPESHLPGEPRLLGEVYVSRDRARAQAREYGVTYASELRRLVLHGLLHLLGLTHREMEPYYNKYL
- a CDS encoding hemolysin family protein yields the protein MLWHLLVILVLLVLSAFFAVSETALFSLTPGRREELRNSRPKAARRIDALLSDTGRLLGTLLLGNLVVNTAASSIFTLMLLGLSRRHGMNEALLLGVGGIVLTLVLLMFCEVTPKVVTSRSPERFAPLVTGPIEVARLLLWPFTALLMMVSRRLTPRRREPETLTDDELHTMIDIGRQRGVLLGSEEDILANLVGLERRTVSEVMTPRIDIVAIPEGMTIREAIVVCRNAGFSRVPVYSDTIDHISGTAYAKDLLSAADPGAPVCSRCRPAYFVPEVKRLPSLLDELRRRGSHIAVVVDEFGQTSGLVTLEDLLEAVFGEIVDEHDVAEELPYSKLDEHSYLVDGEIDLATLNRLFRRAFTGLGHERLSGFIQDRLGRLPREGDVIAHRSLEIIVKETDGPKLEKVLIKRK
- a CDS encoding CNNM domain-containing protein, which translates into the protein MELLFGFVLILATGFFAGSETAVYRANWIRLTNWASHNLPGAKSALQFLDRRESTVVVTLVGTSFCVVFATELFSHFFERQFGPASATAAVVIVVVLTIIIGDYVPKAVAQAFPDRWLQRAVLPLSVSRLVFAPAVLVLSGIARLLAAPVAGTGQRFPLTRQDFLAAMQRRDTESGSPRTVTNIVSRLFRFSAMKVAEVRIPLGQVKAVPHTAGLNEVLAVISQFGYSRIPVYQGDLANITGVIVAKDLLSAPAWRVRKIPRVNETDRAMEVLRMMQRRGEHLAAVESVDHQVTGIVSLEDLIEELVGEIRSE
- the recO gene encoding DNA repair protein RecO, whose amino-acid sequence is MRRIVRSEAVCLSVKDYHESSKLLMFFTLEYGKVSCLAKGARRLRSKFGAALDLFAQSRIIYYMRENRTLFTLSDAELVHSFSCSQLPTPDSLSRFLAAEQMTEFVLRVTQPNDPSPHLYRLLLSYLSTLESLPPYSSTPDSRLSTPCSALVCSFLLKAASFLGFRPELRRCLICQRPIESQRPAYFDPGRGGIVCPRCAGENPRGTRLDPAGLDAIAFLLYTPAAEIAHVFSSGPEPTTGDNRQERQGRQDSDPENLQSPPPVSSSANPQSTIYNLQSPLDLVLGFLGHHFDPLVLNSFRWHAGLERKV
- a CDS encoding transposase yields the protein MARIARVVAAQVPHHVVQRGNRRQPVFFSTADYKAYVRMMAAWCGQEKVEIWAYCLMPNHVHLVAVPDTEQGLARAIGEAHRRYTVRVNQRENWRGYLWQGRFSSYPLDEQYLLAAVRYVELNPVRAGLVERPWQYPWSSAAAHARGRDDTLVKVKPMLNRVEDWREYLTGEQDSTDLELIRRHTRNGRPLGNSDFVESLEARTGRTLAPLRRGPKPRQRT
- a CDS encoding T9SS type A sorting domain-containing protein produces the protein MKRTFVLLLGLGFVVFAVATSPMRGELAFRDSLRRIPPKMRMEWMHSRGMTNSEVRMTNAGPTAGDSGLKLVGKWGRGPAAEVTGKETLVVLTLGSEVALLNFAKPDSPQVLSEIQFPSLTAQSYLEDSLLYTSSNADLEVWNVSDPTQPAKRGVLQAPVGDFWIRDTFLFYIRSDTFHCLSIANSANLRELGSCIESGSVTTGSGNMVVVCQSGGFAFVDVSNPAGPHEVSTYPCGYTLTATARGSLVCASYEEAGYPYPTRFITLDISIPSSPRLLARLNDLGGYDIFLDGPLAFVSGGDKGTEEPLPFQILSIADSSHPAFIDSCRTTTRYPYGVWENAGLDRALVAGEYGGLAIVNVANLNNPVLDTIVMHAASAEDVAVDGHYCYVADFMAGIRILDMSDLSKLAEVGAVDTFYEGLMSYSVTARDSIMYACFYFPYFRTYGLSNPAQPQPLGACIPPDEEPLAMVLRDSFVYAVQYSRFDVINVARPPVPVEVGTCRLPDASVDLFLQDTLAYVGSWPSPIIDVSDPTHPESVGCFPMPLTGVYVRDTLAYLAMDYDSMFVFSVANPAAPVRLGGLDFSGGQHYAVFNEDIEVIDTIAYIGGTSIKFVSVADPRNPREVGTRWKPPSLAVKRLTWVAPYLYLACDDGGVCIVETLLSGISEPARQSTLNRVQVAPSVTRGPVLVTASMPVRTMELEVYDVAGNLVRRKTGSAKGTVSVDLTSAPDGAYLVMVKTEEGRSTTKIIKTRR